Proteins from a genomic interval of Rhizoctonia solani chromosome 12, complete sequence:
- a CDS encoding Transposon Ty3-G Gag-Pol polyprotein, whose protein sequence is MEARKGVDACKEADAPESKREDSPKDTQEATHTALGGSASPDAAQSEPCALKSPKTPTGRDTGLGLEFNQKDRSEDKELAGLEPQYIVLNKSPSNNRAMEQSHVRQETGETQQVSWFDKMRKADVALETGRDLPELDIEWYRDHWSRSDYLLVSETEQTSKYRNASKGENVRVSAIICEVNDNYVLDNEEYKATVLKLQALERAQMFAESQVPSQTSGAGPSGSQQSPRVTVEEIVDKDAPRYVVILSDKEESDVLDVLVNQRN, encoded by the exons ATGGAAGCCCGCAAAGGAGTGGATGCCTGCAAAGAAGCAGATGCCCCTGAAAGCAAAAGGGAAGACTCACCCAAGGACACTCAAGAAGCAACTCACACAGCGCTTGGAGGCTCAGCTTCTCCTGATGCAGCACAAAGTGAGCCGTGTGCCCTCAAATCTCCCAAAACGCCCACTGGAAGGGATACGGGCTTGGGTTTAGAGTTCAACCAAA AGGACAGGAGTGAGGACAAGGAATTGGCCGGGTTGGAACCCCAATATATAGTATTGAACAAATCACCTAGTAACAACAGGGCAATGGAACAGTCCCACGTAAGACAGGAAACCGGTGAAACTCAACAAGTAAGCTGGTTTGACAAAATGAGAAAGGCAGACGTTGCACTGGAAACGGGAAGGGACTTACCTGAGCTCGATATTGAGTGGTACCGGGACCACTGGTCAAGGTCAGACTACCTTTTGGTATCAGAGACAGAACAAACTAGCAAGTATAGAAACGCCTCCAAAGGGGAAAACGTAAGAGTCAGCGCAATAATCTGTGAGGTGAATGACAACTACGTACTGGACAATGAGGAATACAAAGCAACCGTACTCAAGCTACAAGCCCTGGAACGTGCACAAATGTTTGCGGAATCACAAGTCCCAAGCCAGACATCAGGAGCAGGACCGTCCGGATCCCAACAATCCCCAAGAGTGACCGTAGAGGAAATAGTTGACAAAGACGCACCTAGATATGTTGTAATATTGTCAGACAAGGAGGAAAGTGATGTACTAGATGTCTTGGTTaatcagagaaactag
- a CDS encoding DDE superfamily endonuclease, with the protein MDTREQTTWPKVMWKKGEAYLPKSMVPSFCSGRQSHVLCGCIAHGKKGPLIPLELLPKVVTKTRRSHGRGLTSEAYAKQVIKGLLNQFLNSLEVEQGHKILIVEDGAELHRGPEAQQNWAELGIEQLTHPANSPDLNPIGPIWRLLKSHVFKIPGAHKNHDTLLKAANKVWASISVDNINKHTGDMDAWVEAIKAAKGGPTEF; encoded by the coding sequence ATGGACACCAGGGAACAGACTACTTGGCCAAAAGTTATGTGGAAGAAGGGAGAAGCATATCTCCCCAAAAGCATGGTCCCCAGCTTCTGTAGTgggcgccaaagtcatgtccTGTGTGGATGCATTGCGCATGGCAAGAAGGGGCCATTGATTCCATTGGAACTGTTGCCCAAAGTTGTCACAAAGACCAGGCGCTCACATGGCAGGGGGCTCACTTCAGAAGCATATGCCAAACAAGTTATCAAAGGTCTGCTCAATCAATTTTTAAATAGTCTAGAGGTGGAACAGGGTCATAAGATCCTGATTGTTGAAGATGGGGCAGAATTGCATAGGGGACCAGAGGCTCAGCAGAATTGGGCAGAATTGGGCATTGAGCAACTGACCCATCCAGCAAATTCTCCTGATCTTAATCCCATTGGGCCCATATGGCGCCTGCTCAAATCACATGTATTCAAGATCCCTGGAGCTCATAAAAACCATGACACGCTTTTGAAGGCAGCTAACAAGGTCTGGGCCAGCATTTCAGTGGACAATATCAATAAACACACAGGGGATATGGATGCTTGGGTTGAGGCTATCAAAGCCGCCAAGGGAGGGCCAACTGAGTTCTAG
- a CDS encoding type VI Secretion system protein ImpL, producing the protein MSTPSTGYQQSTPPNSPPRTHNVHSHIAPDALEPEWTNPEPTEWRSGHLEDNYPLLNRVNKVLEEYYHPYQIPRTKGLELAQHNKEEQRHLLIEFSARNNLDSLDKLPQAYPTPPVSTAVPYCVYIPEMATTTTVSDNAYKFPNLKGRENYTVWQIQMQDIFVEIKSWEIVDSTTVRPSTGTTTPGGSSLGAAAVTAAQQNWD; encoded by the exons ATGTCTACTCCATCTACTGGATATCAGCAATCAACTCCACCAAATTCACCTCCACGCACTCACAACGTACACTCGCACATAGCACCCGACGCTCTAGAACCTGAGTGGACCAATCCCGAACCTACTG AGTGGCGATCAGGACATCTAGAAGACAATTATCCATTATTAAACCGTGTTAACAAAGTACTTGAAGAATATTATCACCCCTACCAGATACCTAGAACCAAAGGACTCGAACTTGCACAACATAACAAGGAAGAACAAAGACACCTCCTAATTGAATTTTCAGCACGCAATAACTTAGACTCATTAGATAAATTACCTCAAGCATATCCTACTCCACCAGTATCAACAGCCGTACCCTATTGCGTATACATACCTGAAATGGCTACTACAACAACTGTCTCAGATAACGCATATAAGTTCCCAAATCTGAAAGGAAGAGAAAACTATACCGTATGGCAAATCCAAATGCAAGATATCTTTGTTGAAATCAAGTCCTGGGAAATTGTAGACAGTACAACCGTCCGACCAAGCACAGGAACAACCACTCCGGGTGGTTCCTCATTAGGAGCTGCCGCCGTTACAGCTGCACAACAAAACTGGGATTAG
- a CDS encoding MYND Zn-finger protein — MRECLDAANRNLGKGHHSVMLDCNFAVAAGLAASQEGPIPYIPTPGTPFPYQIDPLAARTFSLAFQCVVNIGVRGSEHIRRRVVQAGALGVVSCILAVWLKGKGFAIGPSATGSGAPRESREVRVRRREEALERQRALDLPRALKHATSSDNLRARVIAQPQPRIATTTAPPPALPPVRTNTNPKPSSEEADEEMSGASNMGPSPTLPPPAIGRSMSNDSDGSYVGVPSLPAPSGPSGAFAVSSGSHARSFDIRTASPNPIASTSPVMGRAISPNTAQSSDASANATPVGSGTPTGSVVVPGRDRSGTVVGRPIWDNEGGPRQVAQPVARPTWSDADETPAREVTTTGRRGTITRRPRRERDTDGDDTEADGDDQTAQQGERRAIGIVGAADGDGAMAMDMMGEGLGVGVVTLEQNDDLAMGAPPGAPGAIGTPRARVAPGTEPTPRAGIATLGAQIEQTAQETPFYETPATLRALVDASNEPKPSAQPLSSTAQSPNVFSLVERFTFRPSPSETTLPRLPHEIQYWAGVIMRNACRKDDQRGGIRQCVNMLCGRSEEFLREFAKCQRCRKAKYCGKECQSKAWAEGHRFWCSTCEEEDSQTVVARTGSSANTVPPAAVATEVEVPTRRGLTNTVTRALVNIAGGMTGRTNTTVQQPQTQPVPTNSPTVGPGAGFRFGAAAAEHTQGGGPTRAQGLAGGVQARPGNFQAELPRYARMAAAARGVWPLALPARAANPPSASWAGPPQGGVAFFNELAQAADAGPSRRTRGPETAQRSSGTMPSQGVGSNQGVEPDDPWNVVPVQRVLPAPSAPHTTPQHANRPLDRDGDDDMVLG, encoded by the exons ATGCGCgaatgccttgatgccgcAAATCGCAACCTTGGCAAGGGCCACCATTCAGTGATGTTGGATTGTAACTTTGCTGTGGCTGCCGGGCTTGCTGCCTCGCAAGAGGGGCC CATCCCATATATCCCCACACCCGGCACCCCCTTCCCCTATCAAATCGATCCCCTTGCCGCGCGCACGTTTAGTCTCGCATTTCAGTGCGTAGTCAATATTGGAGTACGCGGCTCAGAACATATCCGACGCCGCGTTGTCCAGGCTGGTGCCCTCGGAGTCGTTAGTTGCATCCTCGCCGTCTggctcaagggcaaaggattCGCAATCG GCCCATCGGCCACTGGTTCCGGTGCTCCTCGAGAGTCCCGTGAAGTCCGCGTGCGCAGGCGAGAAGAAGCCCTCGAACGCCAGCGCGCCCTCGATCTTCCCCGCGCCCTCAAGCACGCAACCTCATCTGACAACCTGCGGGCGCGTGTGATTGCACAACCACAACCTCGCATCGCCACCACCACTGCTCCCCCTCCGGCCCTCCCCCCTGTACGAACCAATACAAACCCCAAGCCCAGTTCGGAAGAAGCCGACGAGGAAATGAGCGGTGCAAGCAATATGGGCCCCTCACCAACTCTTCCACCTCCCGCTATCGGACGAAGCATGTCCAATGATTCGGATGGAAGTTATGTGGGAGTCCCATCGCTCCCCGCACCAAGCGGTCCCTCGGGTGCGTTTGCAGTCTCTAGCGGCTCCCATGCGCGCTCATTCGATATCCGCACTGCATCTCCAAACCCCATTGCCTCCACCTCTCCCGTTATGGGCCGTGCCATCTCACCCAACACGGCCCAATCATCCGACGCCTCGGCCAATGCCACCCCTGTTGGCTCGGGCACGCCTACTGGTAGTGTAGTCGTACCTGGGCGCGATCGCAGCGGGACCGTCGTCGGGAGGCCCATCTGGGATAATGAAGGCGGGCCGAGGCAGGTCGCTCAACCGGTCGCAAGGCCAACTTGGTCCGATGCGGACGAAACACCCGCGCGAGAGGTTACAACCACGGGCAGACGGGGGACGATAACGCGCAGGCCTCGTCGAGAACGAGATACGGATGGGGATGACACCGAAGCTGATGGGGACGACCAAACGGCTCAGCAAGGCGAGCGCCGTGCGATTGGCATTGTCGGCGCTGCAGATGGAGACGGTGCAATGGCGATGGATATGATGGGCGAGGGTCTCGGCGTTGGTGTCGTCACACTCGAACAAAATGACGACTTGGCGATGGGTGCTCCGCCCGGGGCTCCAGGTGCCATCGGAACTCCAAGGGCTCGGGTCGCTCCTGGTACGGAGCCTACGCCCCGAGCGGGCATTGCCACTCTTGGTGCTCAGATAGAGCAAACCGCGCAAGAAACTC CCTTTTACGAAACTCCCGCGACCCTCCGTGCGCTTGTCGACGCGAGTAACGAGCCCAAACCTTCGGCCCAACCGCTCTCCAGTACTGCCCAGTCGCCCAATGTTTTCTCCCTGGTCGAGCGATTCACTTTccgcccctccccctccgAAACCACTCTCCCCCGGCTCCCCCACGAAATCCAATACTGGGCCGGCGTAATCATGCGCAACGCATGCCGAAAAGACGATCAGCGGGGCGGAATTCGACAGTGCGTCAACATGTTATGTGGGCGATCGGAAGAGTTCCTTCGAGAGTTTGCCAAGTGCCAACGGTGTCGCAAGGCCAAGTACTGCGGCAAAGAGTGCCAGAGCAAGGCCTGGGCGGAAGGACATCGATTCTGGTGTAG CACCTGTGAAGAAGAGGACTCACAGACCGTGGTTGCTCGCACGGGTTCTTCCGCCAACACCGTTCCCCCCGCCGCCGTCGCAACTGAAGTCGAGGTCCCAACCCGACGCGGCCTTACCAACACTGTCACACGTGCATTGGTCAATATCGCAGGCGGGATGACAGGAAGAACGAACACCACGGTGCAGCAACCGCAAACACAGCCAGTGCCTACAAACTCGCCGACGGTCGGGCCAGGTGCGGGGTTTAGGTTCGGTGCAGCGGCGGCAGAACACACACAAGGGGGTGGGCCGACGCGGGCGCAAGGGTTAGCTGGTGGGGTTCAGGCACGACCAGGGAATTTCCAGGCGGAGCTACCGAGGTACGCTAGGATGGCCGCAGCTGCCAGAGGTGTTTGGCCG CTGGCCCTGCCTGCGCGAGCAGCGAATCCACCCTCAGCAAGTTGGGCTGGTCCACCGCAAGGAGGAGTCGCGTTCTTCAATGAACTTGCTCAGGCGGCCGATGCAGGCCCGTCTCGACGAACTCGAGGACCAGAGACAGCTCAGCGAAGTAGTGGGACAATGCCCAGTCAAGGGGTTGGCTCGAACCAGGGCGTGGAGCCAGACGACCCGTGGAACGTTGTCCCCGTACAGCGAGTCTTGCCCGCTCCAAGCGCCCCTCATACGACACCTCAGCACGCAAATCGACCATTGGACAGAGATGGAGACGATGACATGGTTCTCGGGTGA